A segment of the Cyanobacteriota bacterium genome:
CCACGTTCAATAAAGAAATTTCTAAAGAAATCTAAGTCACTAGCTTGTAGCATTGATCGTGAGTCAAAAAGCAATTTGGAATTTGGGATTGCTTTAAGTAGTTCTATCCAGGTAAGCAAGACCAGTTTTGAGATTTTGTGAAAAGTATTGAATGAGCCAAAGGTGATATAGCCATTCTTGATGCATGGAGCTTCTTTGTTTGCTTGAGGAACACCATCTTGCTTGCAATGCGTGTAGCAATGTGGCATTTTGTAGACCCTCTCAGTATAAAACTGTTCTTCAGATTTTTGTATGGATATTTCGTCTGCAATAACGAAATCAATTTCTGGGATACCTAGTGTACCAAAGTAGCCAACATGCGTTATTTGAAGGGGAGCTGGCTTATATGCAATTGCTGCAAGTCTTTCACCAGAAGTAAAGCCGGATAGATCAAATAGAATGTCAATCTGGTCATCATTGATTTTTTGCGCCAATGCTTCATTATTAAGTTCTTTAATGAAAGTGAACTGATTTGCAATTTTTTTGAATTTCTCTGTCATGAAATCTTCATCAACATTGTTGTAATAGAGATTTAGTTCGAATTTGGATTTATCCAATTTTTCAAATACTGAAATTAAGGTGTATGCCGCTGGGTGTCTCTTGAAATCAGCTGAAACAAAACCAAGTTTGAATTGTTTTTTGCCCTTGTCGTACCTATTCGTGTGATCAAAGCAAAGATCTTGTTTTTTGTTTTGAATGAATTTTTGATTGTAGCCCTGGGCTAATTGCATCAAGTCTTGATGACTGATACCTGGTACTTTATGAGCGACGAATATTGAACCGCTATAGCTGGTTTTATTGTCGGGCTCTAACTCTATAGCTTTCTTGTAATAGCCGTAGGCTTCAGTCGACATGCCAAGTCCATGGCACATGTAGGCAAGGTCGGTATATAGCATTGGTTCATTGGGTAAATATTCTAATGCTTTTTTTCCATAAAAAATTGAAGCTGCATGATGTTTGGTTTGATTGAGTATACGGGCGATACAATGTAATATAGGACCGTCTTGGGGGCTTAGAAAGTGAGCTTTTTTATAAGCTTCAAATGCTTGGTCAAGTTTTTTGGCTTTTTCTAGGCACAAGCCTAGGTAGAAATAACTTATGACATCGTTGGTTTCTATTGAAAGTGATTTTTCGAGATACTCCTGAGCTTTTTCCATTTCTCCTGTATCTTTCATATAAATCTCTGCAAGTAGTTTAAGAGGGTCTGTGCTTTGTGGATGTCTTTTAATGACTTGTTTGAGATAGTCAATAGCTTCAGGAATTTTGGCACTATTTAATAGCTTGATTGATTTTTTCAATGAGCTTGCCAAGGTCTTTTGCATAGTTTAATGATTCCCTAGATCAATCACCGAGAGTCTTGTATAAAAGTCCAGTCTTCTTATTTTTCTAGGTCATTTGTTCTAGGAGCTTGTCATCCAGCCCATATTACCCAAATATCAAAATGCAAGTTTATCAATATGGGCTGGGTTACACGCTCCTAGGTCTAATGACCGATGGTCTTCGGTGATTATGTCTAGTGATTAAGTTCTAGCTGGGTGGAAAATTGTCTATAGAGAGCTTTTAACTCTATGAATAGCGCAATAAAAAAATCACTGGGTTTTATCGGCAAATCTAATTTTGCTGATGCTGTCTATTTGCTCAAAAAAGTCCTGCGTAAAAACCCAAAAGATATTCAAGCACTCAACGTTTTAGGGCAAGTGCAAATCAAGCTTGGAGAATACCAGAACGCCGTATCGTCTTTAGAAAAGTCAATTGCTATTAATGCTTATGATTTTAATATCTTTGCCAAACTTGGTTATGCCTATGAAAAAATAGCAGAGTTTGATAA
Coding sequences within it:
- a CDS encoding tetratricopeptide repeat protein; its protein translation is MQKTLASSLKKSIKLLNSAKIPEAIDYLKQVIKRHPQSTDPLKLLAEIYMKDTGEMEKAQEYLEKSLSIETNDVISYFYLGLCLEKAKKLDQAFEAYKKAHFLSPQDGPILHCIARILNQTKHHAASIFYGKKALEYLPNEPMLYTDLAYMCHGLGMSTEAYGYYKKAIELEPDNKTSYSGSIFVAHKVPGISHQDLMQLAQGYNQKFIQNKKQDLCFDHTNRYDKGKKQFKLGFVSADFKRHPAAYTLISVFEKLDKSKFELNLYYNNVDEDFMTEKFKKIANQFTFIKELNNEALAQKINDDQIDILFDLSGFTSGERLAAIAYKPAPLQITHVGYFGTLGIPEIDFVIADEISIQKSEEQFYTERVYKMPHCYTHCKQDGVPQANKEAPCIKNGYITFGSFNTFHKISKLVLLTWIELLKAIPNSKLLFDSRSMLQASDLDFFRNFFIERGISIDRIILRSNIERNDFLNSYNDVDIALDPFPLSGSSTTLEALLMGVPVVTLAGDKWSGRMSSSLLNTIGHHELIANSIEEYKSKLIELAQNPSRIQEYRTNLNQEMQESPLNINQYLVAFEQAMLDMWQLKCNSQG